In one window of Polynucleobacter sp. AM-7D1 DNA:
- the lptF gene encoding LPS export ABC transporter permease LptF — MIFHQALRRELSFTTGGVFLVLVTIMITTLVIRILGFAANGAVNPEDALVLIALATLGYMAVLLTVSLFVAVLIVLVRWYKDSEMIVWFASGLSIASLIRPILRFAAPLIVIIALLALFVWPWANRESTIISQRFQQRSDVSMVAAGQFRESAKANRVFFIEELDVDKSEVKNIFAAETKNGRLSVAVAATGFMENAEGGGKSIVLNNGRRYEGLPTQPDFRILEFAEYSTHIHSKSALDPAPRDREKTVMELLNDPNPAAINPNYAELLWRLGLPFMALGLVLIAIPLAYVNPRLGNYTAMFYAVLIYLIYSNLLNLTQNFVSQGKVNVFVAAWPIHALAFGIAFLLIRNRINPSLKWWRRQLPSFLASR, encoded by the coding sequence ATGATTTTTCACCAAGCCCTTCGCCGCGAACTCAGTTTTACGACTGGTGGCGTTTTCTTGGTCTTGGTCACCATCATGATTACCACCCTAGTCATTCGAATTTTGGGCTTTGCGGCTAATGGCGCTGTAAATCCAGAAGATGCCCTAGTTTTAATAGCGCTAGCCACGCTAGGCTATATGGCCGTTCTCCTCACGGTCTCCCTGTTTGTAGCCGTCTTAATAGTGTTAGTTCGCTGGTACAAAGATTCGGAAATGATTGTTTGGTTTGCTAGCGGTCTGAGTATTGCCAGTCTTATTCGACCCATTCTGCGCTTTGCGGCGCCACTCATTGTCATCATTGCCCTATTAGCCCTTTTTGTTTGGCCTTGGGCCAATCGTGAATCCACCATCATCAGCCAACGCTTTCAGCAACGCAGTGATGTCTCCATGGTTGCCGCAGGTCAATTTAGAGAATCAGCCAAAGCGAATCGGGTATTTTTTATTGAAGAGTTGGATGTCGATAAAAGTGAAGTGAAAAATATCTTTGCTGCAGAAACCAAAAATGGGCGGCTCAGTGTTGCTGTTGCAGCTACTGGATTCATGGAGAATGCAGAGGGAGGCGGAAAATCGATTGTGCTAAATAATGGCCGTCGTTACGAAGGACTCCCAACGCAACCGGATTTCAGGATTTTAGAATTCGCTGAGTACAGCACTCATATTCATAGCAAAAGTGCACTTGATCCAGCGCCACGCGATCGTGAAAAAACAGTTATGGAACTGTTAAACGATCCCAATCCAGCTGCCATTAACCCAAATTATGCAGAGCTACTCTGGCGCTTAGGCCTGCCATTCATGGCCCTTGGTTTAGTGCTCATTGCCATTCCGCTTGCCTACGTCAACCCAAGACTAGGCAACTACACTGCGATGTTTTATGCCGTGCTAATTTACCTAATTTATAGCAATCTGTTGAACCTCACTCAAAACTTTGTTTCACAAGGCAAAGTAAATGTTTTTGTAGCAGCTTGGCCTATACATGCCCTAGCGTTTGGTATTGCCTTCCTACTGATCCGCAACCGCATCAACCCATCCTTGAAATGGTGGCGCCGCCAACTTCCCTCCTTCTTGGCTAGTAGATGA
- the otnK gene encoding 3-oxo-tetronate kinase — protein MSILLGCIADDFTGATDLANNLVRNGMRVAQTIGIPHQDLNPELDAVVVALKSRNIEPEAAIAQSLKALEYLLAQGAQQIFFKYCSTFDSTPKGNIGPVTEALMAALGADFTIATPAFPDNGRSVFKGYLFVGDQLLSESGMRDHPLTPMTDANLVRVMQAQCQNQVGLIEYKTVLAGADAISSRITDLKASNTKIAIIDAVTNDDLYRIAPALKGLPLITGGSGIAIGLPSNFGLQAHLASSKLPPASGYRAIVSGSCSQATNLQVECFKSLGGEMYAVNPLELNEKSTGQMLQEILTWAEPRLPHGSVLIYSSASPDQVKEVQSQLGVQAAGNAIENLLGSVAKGLVALGVGQLLVAGGETSGACVKALGIDQMQIGQQIDPGVPWCYAKVQNKPLHLALKSGNFGAADFFTSAFSKL, from the coding sequence GTGAGCATCCTTTTAGGTTGCATTGCGGATGACTTTACGGGCGCTACTGATCTGGCGAATAACCTCGTGCGCAATGGCATGCGCGTTGCGCAAACAATTGGCATTCCACATCAAGACTTAAATCCTGAGTTAGATGCAGTAGTCGTGGCACTCAAGTCCAGAAATATTGAGCCTGAGGCTGCAATAGCGCAGTCATTAAAGGCTTTAGAGTATCTTCTCGCGCAAGGAGCGCAACAGATCTTCTTTAAATATTGCTCCACCTTTGACAGCACTCCTAAAGGGAATATTGGCCCGGTTACAGAGGCGCTGATGGCAGCCTTAGGGGCTGACTTTACTATTGCAACCCCCGCTTTTCCGGATAATGGGCGGAGTGTATTTAAGGGATATTTATTTGTCGGCGATCAATTGTTGAGCGAGTCTGGCATGCGTGATCACCCCTTAACTCCAATGACTGATGCAAATCTTGTGAGAGTAATGCAGGCTCAATGCCAAAATCAGGTGGGATTGATTGAGTACAAAACTGTTCTTGCCGGTGCTGATGCAATCTCTTCGAGAATTACCGACTTAAAAGCATCCAATACAAAAATTGCAATTATTGATGCGGTGACCAATGATGACTTGTATCGCATTGCACCTGCATTAAAAGGCCTCCCTTTAATTACGGGAGGCTCTGGCATTGCAATTGGACTACCTTCCAACTTTGGACTACAAGCTCATCTGGCATCTAGCAAGCTTCCACCTGCTAGCGGATATCGCGCTATTGTTTCAGGCAGTTGTTCTCAGGCCACTAACCTCCAGGTTGAGTGCTTTAAAAGTTTAGGTGGTGAAATGTATGCAGTAAATCCACTTGAATTAAATGAGAAATCTACAGGGCAAATGTTGCAGGAGATCTTAACTTGGGCAGAACCTCGACTCCCACATGGCTCAGTCTTGATTTACTCATCAGCAAGCCCTGATCAGGTGAAAGAAGTGCAATCACAGCTTGGTGTTCAGGCTGCTGGTAACGCAATTGAAAACCTTTTAGGCTCGGTTGCCAAAGGCCTTGTTGCTCTTGGAGTTGGGCAGTTATTGGTAGCTGGCGGAGAGACCTCCGGTGCATGCGTGAAAGCTTTGGGTATTGATCAAATGCAGATTGGTCAGCAAATTGACCCAGGCGTACCTTGGTGTTATGCAAAGGTTCAGAACAAGCCTCTACATCTTGCGTTAAAGTCTGGGAACTTTGGCGCAGCAGATTTTTTTACAAGTGCCTTCTCAAAACTGTGA
- a CDS encoding leucyl aminopeptidase, with amino-acid sequence MQFSTKIFAQADLNNPKQLKASLATLLAQSSDCLVLAYSKADLNALGGGKSKSGLLLELDRLLGGSVTHANLVGDLDAQQASTCVIRAEKSWAGLGVKVKRILLVSLGDITPASARSLSSFSKIARAALKQLSGGSIQNALWFIPSFALGHRAEFIAEEVRLTIQYAGDQAYRFGVRQPAMKFKAKDKPDTFAHLIFAGNDTCAKELKASVPEGAAMVEGMNLAKDLGNLPPNICTPTYLGKAAQGLSKKTGLKVEVLGRKQIEALGMGSFLSVAQGSDTPPQFIVMRHQGGKAGEAPIVLVGKGITFDTGGISLKPGEAMDEMKYDMCGAASVIGTMYATALMKLKKNVIGVIPTCENMPSGNATRPGDIVKSMSGQTIEILNTDAEGRLILCDALTYVERFKPKAVIDVATLTGACIIALGHVHSGVFSDDEGLVNSLTKAGHASLDTVWRLPLDAAYHEQLKSNFADVANIGGRPAGSVTAACFLSRFTEKYKWAHLDIAGTAWKSGAAKGATGRPVPLLVNYLLDQK; translated from the coding sequence ATTCAATTTAGCACCAAGATTTTTGCGCAAGCCGATCTCAATAATCCCAAGCAACTCAAGGCAAGCCTAGCCACTTTATTGGCGCAGAGCTCTGATTGCTTAGTTTTAGCCTACTCAAAGGCAGATTTAAATGCCTTAGGGGGCGGTAAATCTAAGTCTGGGCTATTGCTCGAATTGGATCGATTGCTTGGGGGTTCTGTCACCCATGCCAATCTTGTTGGTGATTTGGATGCTCAGCAAGCATCTACTTGCGTCATTCGAGCTGAAAAATCTTGGGCAGGCTTGGGAGTCAAGGTTAAGCGCATTCTTTTGGTATCCCTGGGTGATATCACTCCTGCTAGCGCACGCAGTCTGAGTTCTTTCTCCAAAATTGCCCGAGCCGCATTAAAGCAATTAAGTGGCGGCTCCATCCAAAACGCTTTATGGTTTATTCCGAGCTTTGCCTTGGGACATCGCGCTGAGTTCATTGCTGAAGAAGTACGCTTGACCATTCAATATGCAGGCGATCAAGCATATCGTTTTGGCGTTCGTCAGCCAGCCATGAAATTTAAGGCTAAAGATAAGCCGGATACTTTTGCACATCTCATCTTTGCAGGTAATGACACTTGCGCCAAAGAGCTCAAGGCCTCAGTTCCAGAAGGTGCTGCGATGGTTGAGGGTATGAACTTGGCTAAAGACTTGGGTAATTTACCTCCGAATATTTGTACGCCAACTTACTTAGGTAAAGCGGCGCAGGGCTTAAGCAAGAAGACTGGCCTCAAGGTGGAGGTCTTGGGTCGCAAGCAAATTGAAGCTTTGGGCATGGGCTCTTTTTTATCGGTAGCCCAAGGTTCAGATACGCCGCCACAATTTATTGTGATGCGTCACCAAGGTGGTAAAGCAGGCGAGGCTCCGATTGTATTGGTGGGTAAAGGCATCACCTTTGATACCGGCGGTATTTCCTTGAAGCCTGGCGAAGCCATGGATGAGATGAAGTACGACATGTGCGGCGCTGCCTCTGTGATTGGCACGATGTATGCCACAGCTTTAATGAAGCTCAAAAAGAATGTTATCGGCGTGATTCCTACTTGTGAAAATATGCCTTCCGGTAATGCCACACGCCCCGGCGATATTGTGAAGAGCATGTCGGGTCAAACGATTGAGATTCTCAATACCGATGCAGAAGGTCGATTGATTTTGTGCGATGCCTTAACTTACGTTGAGCGCTTTAAACCTAAGGCTGTGATTGATGTAGCCACTTTAACTGGAGCCTGCATAATTGCATTGGGTCATGTACATAGTGGTGTGTTTTCAGATGATGAGGGTTTAGTGAACTCTCTCACTAAAGCGGGTCATGCCTCTTTGGATACCGTATGGCGTTTGCCTTTAGATGCGGCCTACCATGAGCAGCTCAAATCGAATTTTGCGGATGTTGCCAATATTGGCGGACGTCCAGCAGGCAGTGTGACTGCCGCTTGTTTCCTATCACGCTTCACTGAAAAATATAAATGGGCTCATTTAGATATTGCTGGAACGGCTTGGAAGAGTGGTGCTGCTAAAGGTGCAACTGGACGCCCAGTGCCTTTGCTTGTGAATTACTTGTTAGATCAGAAATAA
- a CDS encoding CysB family HTH-type transcriptional regulator, whose protein sequence is MNLHQFRFVREAVRQNFNLTSAAKALFTSQPGVSKAIIELEDELGVEIFRRHGKRIRSLTEPGKRILASIERILDEVETLRRVGKDFASQDQGNFVIATTHTQARYALPKVLTEFTKRFPKVRVSIQQGSPGQIAELLIHDRADIAIATEGIANTPGVLALPGYQWQHVVMVPLSHPLLNQSTITLEEIAKYPLITYDRAFAGRSKIDAAFAQRNLSPDIILEAIDADVIKTYVETGMGVGIVAGLAYDADRDRNLRVIPVGHLFGNNVTHLGVKQGAYLRSFVYTFIELFSPTLTKKIVEQAMNSESETYEI, encoded by the coding sequence ATGAATTTGCACCAATTTCGCTTTGTACGTGAAGCTGTAAGACAGAACTTCAATCTGACCTCTGCAGCTAAAGCACTTTTTACCTCTCAACCGGGAGTCTCTAAGGCCATTATTGAGTTAGAAGATGAGCTCGGTGTAGAAATCTTCCGACGCCACGGCAAGAGGATTCGCTCACTGACTGAGCCTGGCAAAAGAATTCTTGCCTCAATTGAGCGCATTTTGGACGAGGTGGAAACATTAAGAAGAGTTGGAAAAGATTTTGCCAGCCAAGATCAAGGTAACTTTGTAATTGCCACCACACATACTCAAGCCCGCTACGCCTTACCTAAAGTGCTTACCGAATTTACTAAACGCTTTCCAAAGGTTCGGGTCAGCATTCAGCAGGGAAGCCCCGGTCAAATTGCAGAGCTACTCATTCATGATCGCGCTGACATCGCAATAGCAACCGAAGGTATTGCCAATACTCCTGGTGTCCTTGCGCTTCCCGGCTACCAATGGCAACACGTCGTCATGGTGCCGCTGAGCCACCCCCTTCTCAATCAGTCAACCATCACCCTGGAAGAAATTGCAAAGTATCCGCTCATCACTTACGACAGAGCATTTGCAGGGCGTAGCAAGATTGATGCTGCATTTGCGCAACGTAATCTAAGTCCAGACATTATTTTGGAAGCAATTGATGCAGATGTGATCAAAACCTATGTTGAAACCGGAATGGGTGTCGGGATTGTTGCTGGCTTAGCTTATGACGCAGATCGAGATCGCAATCTCAGAGTCATTCCAGTTGGGCACTTGTTTGGAAACAATGTGACGCACTTAGGCGTTAAGCAAGGGGCTTATCTGCGCTCTTTTGTATATACCTTCATTGAGCTATTCTCACCAACCCTCACCAAGAAAATTGTGGAGCAAGCGATGAATAGCGAGTCAGAAACCTATGAAATTTAA
- the ltnD gene encoding L-threonate dehydrogenase, with protein sequence MKKVGLIGLGAMGSGMASSLRRAGFDLYVFDVRLDHAHQFCEAGGTVCKSIEELGSICEVVISVVVNAAQTEEVLFGSSSSPGLVDSLKPQSVFVMCSTVDPNISISFESRLAEKNILYVDAPISGGAAKAASGEMTMMTSACAAAYEKVNPILDAMSGTVYRLGDKAGIGSKVKVINQLLAGVHIAAAAEAMALGLREGVDANALYEVITHSAGNSWMFENRMAHVLAANYEPLSAVDIFVKDLGIVLDMARASKFPLPLSSTAHQMFMQASTAGFAKEDDSAVIKIFPGIELPKATK encoded by the coding sequence ATGAAAAAAGTAGGATTAATCGGGCTGGGCGCCATGGGCTCCGGTATGGCCTCATCTCTCCGAAGAGCGGGTTTTGATCTGTATGTATTTGATGTACGTTTAGATCATGCCCATCAATTTTGTGAGGCTGGTGGGACGGTCTGTAAGTCAATCGAAGAGTTAGGTTCAATCTGTGAGGTAGTTATCTCAGTCGTAGTGAATGCTGCACAGACCGAAGAGGTTTTGTTTGGCTCATCAAGTAGTCCTGGATTAGTAGACTCATTAAAGCCCCAGAGTGTTTTCGTGATGTGCTCCACTGTCGATCCTAATATTTCGATTTCATTTGAGTCACGTCTCGCTGAAAAAAATATTCTCTATGTAGACGCACCTATATCGGGTGGAGCTGCTAAAGCTGCCTCTGGTGAAATGACCATGATGACTTCAGCCTGCGCTGCTGCATATGAGAAGGTGAATCCCATTCTTGATGCGATGTCTGGAACTGTTTATCGCTTAGGCGATAAGGCGGGTATCGGCAGTAAAGTGAAGGTCATTAATCAGTTACTTGCTGGCGTGCACATTGCCGCTGCTGCAGAAGCAATGGCGCTCGGTTTGAGGGAGGGCGTAGATGCAAATGCACTCTACGAAGTGATTACTCATAGTGCTGGTAATAGCTGGATGTTTGAGAACCGCATGGCACATGTACTTGCAGCCAACTACGAGCCCTTATCTGCAGTAGATATATTCGTGAAGGACTTGGGAATAGTTCTAGATATGGCCCGTGCGAGTAAGTTTCCATTACCCCTCTCATCTACTGCACATCAAATGTTTATGCAGGCATCAACTGCTGGTTTTGCTAAGGAGGACGATAGTGCTGTTATTAAAATCTTCCCTGGTATCGAGTTACCGAAAGCTACAAAGTGA
- a CDS encoding aldolase, translating into MNEQLAREEICRIGKSLFDRSYVHATAGNISVRIEDGFLISPTDACLGFLDPDRLAKIDIHGRQLSGDKASKTMALHAAIYNKARQFDQDTSCVIHTHSTHCVALTLESNPFTGDGVLPELLPAITPYFVMKVGHVPTIPYASPGSVKTIEFVEKVIEAYGEVGTPLRACMLSRLGPYVWNNSSSSAMATLEELEETAKLFHLKNAPINPLTEAQLNELRTAFAVRW; encoded by the coding sequence ATGAATGAGCAATTAGCAAGAGAAGAGATTTGCCGGATTGGAAAAAGTTTATTTGATCGATCCTATGTCCATGCAACTGCGGGCAATATTAGCGTTCGTATTGAGGATGGTTTTTTAATTTCACCCACAGATGCCTGTCTCGGATTCCTTGATCCTGATCGATTGGCTAAGATTGACATTCATGGGCGACAGCTTAGTGGTGACAAGGCCAGTAAGACAATGGCTCTACATGCCGCCATTTACAACAAAGCAAGACAATTTGATCAAGATACCTCTTGCGTTATTCATACTCACAGCACTCACTGCGTAGCCTTGACTCTGGAGTCCAATCCATTTACAGGCGATGGAGTTTTGCCTGAACTATTGCCTGCAATCACGCCGTATTTTGTGATGAAGGTGGGTCACGTGCCAACAATTCCCTATGCAAGCCCTGGCTCTGTAAAAACTATTGAATTTGTAGAGAAGGTAATCGAAGCTTATGGGGAGGTGGGAACCCCTTTGCGAGCTTGCATGCTGTCACGCCTCGGGCCATATGTTTGGAACAACTCATCCAGTTCAGCAATGGCCACCCTTGAGGAGTTGGAAGAAACGGCAAAACTGTTTCACCTCAAAAATGCGCCGATCAATCCGCTTACGGAAGCACAGTTAAATGAACTGCGGACTGCATTTGCAGTCCGCTGGTAG
- the lptG gene encoding LPS export ABC transporter permease LptG produces the protein MKYLFPYIFERYLAKQIYAAFGFILFALVALFLFFDILSELGSVKGQYTLPLALLHVILKAPSRISEIIPIAGLIGSIYVFAMLASQSEFTILRIAGLDIRRGLTTLAKISLPLVIVTLVMSEWLGPYTEKLSDQIRMKALGSSYSSQFKTGIWVKDRLRDEDGSGPVRPGVRYVNVGKIEHDNEIKNIRMYEFDDAYRLLSIRSAASGRFDQTGTWILDDVIETRFKETKQADPLNPVYSAQTFAHPIVSLESEVTPQILSVLLVSPEKMSIFSLGRFISHLRDNKQDVHRHAIAFWKKVIYPFTIFVMLTLALPFAYLKVRAGSVGIKVFGGIMLGMSFQLFNSLFSNVGLLGSWPALLTALTPPLLYFILAIAGLRWVSRA, from the coding sequence ATGAAATATCTATTTCCTTATATTTTTGAACGCTACTTAGCCAAGCAGATATATGCTGCCTTTGGTTTCATTCTGTTTGCTTTAGTGGCTTTGTTTTTATTCTTTGACATTCTGAGTGAGCTTGGGTCTGTAAAAGGTCAGTACACCCTGCCATTAGCCCTGCTACATGTTATTTTGAAAGCGCCAAGTCGGATTTCCGAGATCATTCCTATTGCAGGCCTCATCGGAAGTATTTATGTTTTTGCTATGTTGGCCAGCCAGTCAGAGTTCACGATCTTACGTATTGCTGGATTAGATATACGCAGAGGTTTAACTACCTTGGCCAAGATTTCGTTACCACTGGTGATCGTCACGCTTGTGATGAGTGAATGGTTAGGGCCCTACACAGAAAAGCTATCAGATCAAATTCGAATGAAGGCTTTAGGCTCATCCTACAGTTCTCAATTTAAGACTGGGATATGGGTGAAAGATCGCTTACGTGATGAAGATGGCAGCGGTCCTGTTAGGCCTGGAGTCCGCTATGTCAACGTTGGCAAAATTGAACATGACAACGAAATCAAAAATATTCGCATGTATGAATTTGATGATGCGTACCGCTTGCTCTCCATTCGAAGTGCGGCTTCAGGGCGCTTTGACCAAACAGGCACCTGGATTCTGGATGACGTTATAGAAACTCGCTTTAAAGAAACTAAACAGGCTGACCCACTCAACCCAGTCTATTCAGCGCAAACTTTTGCCCATCCAATCGTGAGCCTGGAATCTGAAGTCACGCCACAAATTCTGAGCGTGCTCTTGGTTAGTCCGGAAAAAATGTCGATTTTTAGTTTAGGTCGCTTCATTTCTCATCTAAGAGATAACAAACAAGATGTGCACCGCCATGCCATAGCGTTTTGGAAGAAAGTAATCTACCCATTTACGATCTTTGTCATGCTGACATTGGCGCTACCGTTTGCCTATCTCAAGGTACGCGCTGGTAGCGTTGGCATCAAGGTATTCGGCGGCATCATGTTGGGAATGAGCTTTCAGCTTTTTAACTCACTCTTCTCGAATGTTGGTCTTTTGGGGTCGTGGCCTGCGCTGCTGACCGCCCTCACACCTCCATTGCTGTATTTCATTTTGGCAATTGCAGGTTTACGTTGGGTATCTAGAGCTTAA
- a CDS encoding DNA polymerase III subunit chi: MARIDFHSNVSDKLEYACRLTRKIWSATPTGESVRNIVMVGEKVDLKKLDELLWTFSATDFLPHCFIEDEAAIDTPILLTDHFLSPALSQLPHADVLIHLGMKMPSDVPALLARFPRIVEVVTINEAERLAGRERYKAYRDLGHELHNFDQSKA; the protein is encoded by the coding sequence ATGGCTCGTATTGATTTTCATAGTAACGTAAGCGATAAGCTGGAATACGCTTGTCGCTTAACGCGCAAAATCTGGAGCGCCACACCTACTGGTGAGTCTGTGCGCAATATTGTGATGGTGGGCGAGAAAGTTGACCTCAAAAAATTAGATGAACTGCTATGGACATTTAGTGCAACAGATTTCCTGCCACATTGCTTTATTGAAGATGAAGCAGCGATAGATACACCCATCTTGCTGACAGATCATTTTCTGTCTCCCGCTTTATCTCAGTTGCCTCATGCGGATGTACTCATTCACTTGGGTATGAAAATGCCATCAGATGTTCCAGCATTGCTTGCTCGCTTCCCTCGCATTGTTGAGGTTGTCACAATCAACGAAGCAGAACGTCTTGCAGGTCGCGAACGATATAAGGCTTATCGTGACTTAGGTCATGAGTTGCACAATTTTGATCAATCCAAAGCGTGA
- the lgt gene encoding prolipoprotein diacylglyceryl transferase, with translation MLIHPEFDPAVIRIGAFAIHWYGLMYLLAFAQFLLLGRLRIRTPRYQSLGWTYKDLEDLLFAGVLGVVLGGRLGYTLFYMPGYYLANPLSIFKIWEGGMSFHGGLLGVLLALLWFAYRRKVSFFVVSDLVAPLVPFGLAFGRLGNFINGELWGRPTDLPWAMVFPMVDSIPRHPSQIYQFLGEGICLGIVLWIYSSKPRRVGQISGLFLLGYGICRFLAEFAREPDAFLGLLGLGLSMGQWLSVPMIIFGIYLIVRVNAKNGSYQ, from the coding sequence ATGTTGATTCATCCAGAATTTGATCCTGCTGTTATTCGGATAGGCGCATTTGCCATTCATTGGTATGGGCTAATGTATCTATTGGCATTTGCGCAATTTTTATTATTAGGTCGTCTGCGCATCCGTACTCCGCGATATCAATCTTTGGGTTGGACATATAAAGACCTTGAGGATCTTTTATTTGCTGGCGTTTTAGGTGTGGTGCTGGGTGGGCGTTTGGGCTACACCTTGTTTTATATGCCTGGCTACTATCTTGCAAATCCTCTCAGTATCTTCAAGATATGGGAGGGTGGTATGTCTTTTCATGGCGGCCTGCTAGGCGTCTTATTGGCCTTGCTCTGGTTTGCTTATCGCCGCAAGGTTTCCTTCTTTGTTGTGAGTGATTTGGTTGCGCCACTTGTTCCATTTGGTTTGGCATTTGGTCGCTTAGGTAATTTCATTAATGGCGAGTTATGGGGGAGGCCAACAGACCTACCATGGGCTATGGTGTTCCCAATGGTGGACTCCATTCCACGTCATCCTTCCCAGATTTATCAATTCTTGGGTGAAGGCATTTGCCTGGGGATTGTGCTTTGGATATATTCCAGTAAACCGCGCAGGGTAGGGCAGATTTCTGGCTTATTTTTATTGGGTTATGGCATTTGCCGCTTCTTGGCGGAATTTGCTCGCGAGCCTGATGCCTTTTTGGGTCTCTTGGGCCTAGGTTTATCTATGGGGCAGTGGCTTTCTGTGCCCATGATTATTTTTGGAATTTACCTTATAGTGAGGGTAAATGCGAAAAACGGCAGTTATCAGTAG
- a CDS encoding tripartite tricarboxylate transporter substrate binding protein, whose translation MLASSGLAFAQTPYPNKPVKLVVPFPPGGLIDNVARLITPALSTDLGQAIVVENKPGAGGNLGAAEVAKASPDGYTLLMASPPLSISPAIYKTLPYSPSSIEPIAIFGQLPNVLLVNPDSGINSVAELVKRAKQSPGKMNYGSNGNGTSLNLSAEMLKSQAGIFVVHIPYRGSSLANVALVSKDIDFMFDNLPSALGLIKSGKLKALAVTSTTRNPALPQVPTMQEAGFPNFQVTAYFGIAAPKGLPADIALKLQNSIQKTVSQKEVADSLTKLGATVDFMNASKSAEFIKADAQRWKKVVDYAKIELD comes from the coding sequence ATGCTGGCCAGCTCTGGCCTTGCATTTGCACAAACCCCTTATCCAAATAAGCCCGTCAAACTGGTAGTGCCATTTCCTCCTGGCGGACTGATCGATAACGTTGCCCGCCTCATTACTCCAGCGCTTTCAACAGATCTTGGGCAAGCTATTGTTGTAGAAAACAAGCCTGGTGCTGGCGGCAATCTGGGTGCCGCAGAGGTTGCAAAAGCAAGTCCCGACGGATACACACTTCTCATGGCATCCCCGCCACTCTCTATTAGCCCAGCAATTTATAAAACACTGCCTTACAGTCCCAGCAGCATTGAACCGATTGCTATTTTTGGGCAGTTGCCGAATGTACTTTTAGTCAATCCTGACTCCGGAATTAATTCAGTAGCTGAATTAGTAAAACGCGCAAAACAGTCTCCAGGCAAGATGAACTACGGCTCCAACGGCAATGGCACCTCATTGAACCTCAGCGCCGAGATGCTGAAAAGCCAAGCTGGCATTTTTGTAGTTCACATTCCATACAGAGGTTCATCCTTAGCGAATGTAGCTCTAGTATCTAAAGATATCGATTTTATGTTTGATAACCTTCCCTCTGCGCTTGGCTTAATTAAAAGCGGCAAGTTGAAAGCGCTTGCTGTTACCAGCACCACCAGAAATCCTGCGCTTCCCCAGGTCCCAACAATGCAAGAAGCAGGCTTTCCGAACTTTCAGGTTACAGCTTATTTCGGTATTGCTGCACCAAAAGGTTTGCCAGCAGATATTGCTTTGAAATTACAAAACAGTATTCAAAAGACAGTATCTCAAAAGGAAGTGGCTGACTCACTCACTAAACTTGGTGCTACTGTAGACTTTATGAATGCAAGCAAGTCAGCCGAATTTATTAAGGCCGATGCACAAAGATGGAAAAAGGTAGTTGATTACGCCAAAATCGAATTAGATTAA